One stretch of Lytechinus variegatus isolate NC3 chromosome 17, Lvar_3.0, whole genome shotgun sequence DNA includes these proteins:
- the LOC121431130 gene encoding ectonucleotide pyrophosphatase/phosphodiesterase family member 7-like, with the protein MAGRYVCKIILIVCWVVCCIDVDAASVTNNKEKIIFILTDGLRWDRFGQDLPNFIKMEQNGVKADWLNGVFMTMTIPSTFSIATGLYPESHGAIHNLFFNATSGEKSPSFMATMNYTEWFDAGAEPIWVTTISQGGKAGTILYTGSNVPIKGVEPTKNIPIDLSGSCFSLPMNERIDNALSWITSQDFDIVVIYFNLPDFNLHSYGTEDQRTFDTLYEVDDAIGYLFQRLEEDDLTDTVNVIIASDHGHINSEVGKHVLLYDYINVTDVDFIIADYGPCFQLNAVDGKLDQVYMALKNAHPALTVYKKDELPERYHYGNNERVLDIFGCVDPGWHLHTAIQGNDTFLISDHGYDNQWMVMKSSFYAQGPHFKKNYRAEPSQQVDIYSMMCEILSLDPAPNNGSRKRYADMFASDAANRMVPTRVQISLLLIFVMAIFM; encoded by the exons ATGGCGGGAAGATACGTGTGTAAAATTATCTTGATTGTCTGTTGGGTGGTTTGTTGTATCGACGTTGACGCAGCTTCTGTCACAAATAACAAG GAGAAAATCATCTTCATCCTCACCGATGGATTACGATGGGATCGATTTGGTCAGGATTTGCCCAATTTTATTAAGATGGAACAAAATGGGGTGAAAGCTGACTGGTTAAATGGCGTCTTCATGACCATGACAATACCAAGCACATTCTCTATTGCTACAG GTCTGTACCCTGAAAGCCATGGCGCGATCCACAACCTCTTCTTCAACGCTACGTCTGGGGAAAAATCACCGTCATTCATGGCGACCATGAATTACACCGAGTGGTTTGACGCAGGCGCAGAACCGATTTGGGTGACGACGATCTCACAAGGTGGAAAGGCCGGCACCATTCTCTACACGGGGAGTAATGTACCCATCAAGGGGGTGGAACCTACCAAGAATATACCAATCGACCTATCAGGATCATG CTTTAGCCTACCAATGAATGAACGAATTGACAACGCGTTGTCATGGATAACGAGCCAAGATTTCGACATCGTCGTCATCTACTTCAACCTGCCGGACTTCAACCTCCACAGCTACGGAACCGAGGACCAGCGAACATTCGACACCCTCTACGAAGTCGACGACGCCATCGGCTACCTATTCCAACGCCTCGAGGAAGACGACCTCACCGACACCGTCAACGTCATCATCGCCAGCGACCACGGGCACATCAACTCCGAGGTTGGGAAGCATGTTTTGTTGTATGATTACATCAACGTTACGGATGTTGATTTTATCATCGCAGATTACGGTCCATGTTTTCAGCTTAACGCCGTTGATGGTAAACTTGACCAG GTTTACATGGCTCTAAAGAATGCTCACCCTGCCCTCACCGTCTACAAGAAGGATGAACTTCCGGAGAGGTATCACTATGGCAACAACGAACGCGTTCTTGATATATTTGGTTGTGTTGATCCTGGATGGCATCTCCATACG GCAATCCAAGGCAATGATACCTTCCTCATCTCTGATCATGGATATGATAACCAATGGATGGTCATGAAGTCATCTTTCTACGCTCAGGGCCCACACTTCAAGAAGAACTACCGTGCGGAACCTTCCC AACAGGTGGATATCTATTCTATGATGTGTGAGATCCTTTCGCTGGACCCAGCTCCAAACAATGGTTCACGCAAACGTTACGCGGATATGTTTGCTTCGGACGCAGCGAACCGAATGGTTCCGACAAGAGTCCAAATATCTCTGCTCCTCATCTTCGTAATGGCAATATTTATGTAA